The following nucleotide sequence is from Microbacterium imperiale.
CGAGTCGACGAGCATCGCGCCCGAGACGGTGTCGATGCTGGCGGCTCGCAGGCTGCCGGTGGCCGCGACATCGCCCGACACGGAGTTGGCGCTCAGCGCGCCGCGCAGTTCGCGGACCTGCACGTCGCCCGAGACCGCATTGGCACTGACGTCGCCGGTGATGCCGTCGACGATGATGTCGCCCGACACGGTGTTGACCCGCGCGTCGGCTTCGAGACCCGAGACGAGGGCGCTGGCGCTGACGACGCCCAGCGTCAGATCGGTGCCGCGCGGCACGGCCACGCTGACCTCGGCCTTCGGGCCGACGGAGCCGAAATTGCGGAAGACCTGCAGGAAGTTGTCCCAGCGCAGCTGGGGGTGATCGATCTCGATCGTGTCTCCCGTCGCTTCGATGCGCAGGTCCTTGCCGGTCACGGAGTGCACCTCGATCCGCACGCCCGGTTCGTCGTGGGCCACGATGTCGATCTGGCCACCGACCATGCTGACTTTGAGCTTGCGGATGTCGTCGACGTCGATGACCCGGGTTTCGGCCGGGTGGACGATCCACTTCTGGAGTGTCATGGCGTTCCCTCTGTTCGGCGACCTGGGTCGCAGTCGATACGCGATATATCGCGTTGAGGCGAACATAACACGATATATCGCGTCTGTCATCCGGCAGGCAGGAAAAGCAGAACGCCCCCACCTGGAGGGTGGAGGCGTTCTGTCGACGCGACGGTCAGACGCGCTTGTTTCCGCTGATTACTCGGAAGAGGAACGCGATGAGTGCGATCACACCCACGATCAGGGCGACCCAGAGCAGCCAGCTGAGGGCGCTGTTGAGGCCGCTGACGATCGCGAGCACGATCGCCACCACGATGATGATCACCAGGAAGATGTTCACGGGGGCTCCTTGTCTGTCTCCCAGTACCCGTCCCGTTGCGAGACGTTCGCGCCGGTGAGCGCTGAATGAGACATTAGAGAAAGCCGTGTGTGCGCCGCGAGGGCTTGACTCCGGTTTTCCGGCGGTGGTACTCGCGGGCACGGCGCACGGCGCACGGCGCACGGCGCACGGCGCACGGCGCACGGCGCACGGCGCACGGCGCACGGCGCACGACGGATGTGGTTCTGGATCAGAACGGTGGCGAGCCGTCTCCGGGCGGTCTTCCCATCGGTGGATCGGATGCGGGAGCGAAAGCGACGAGCGGCGGCGGTGCGTCTTCGCGGTAGACCCGCCTGGTGGGCGAGGTCCACACGAGCCGCCCGCCGGGGAGTTGTTTGACTCGCCATCGGGTGTGGTGTTTGACGTCGTGGTGGCGTTTGCAGAGGTGGGCGAGGTTGCCGACGTGGGTGGCACCGCCGTCGGATGCGGCGTGGGTGTGGTCGATCTCGCACCGGACGGCGGGTTGCCGGCATCCGGGGAATCGGCAGTGCCGGTCCCTCGCCCGTAAGAGCCGTCTCATCGCGGCCGTGGGCTGATACGCGTCGCATTCGAGCACGGTTCCGGTGACGGGGTGGGTGAGGAGCCGGTCCCAGGCGGTGTTGTCGCCGGCGAGTTCCCGTGCGGTCGCTGCGTCGATGGGGGAGCGGCCGACGAGGTCGGCTGGCCCGTCGTCTTCGCCGGTCAGGGTCAGCGCCGACACGACGACCTGCACCTTCGCGCGGATCGCCCCGAGCGCACCGTTGCCGTCATCGTCGGCCGTGGGGTCGAGCGAGGGCGCCCCGGCGAGGAGGAGGTCGGCGAACACGTCCGCGCGGACCTGGTCGACCGTGCGGGTGTCGCCCGCGAACGACGAGCTCTCCGGTTCCGCCGCATCGACTGCCGCCGACTCCGACTCCGCCTCGACTGCGGGGTCGGCATCCGCCTGTGGGCGGGTGTTGATGATCTCCCGGGCCTGCCGTGTCAACCGGTCGACGACGCCCTCGGCGATCACGGTCGGCAGGGTCGCGATCAGGTCGGACATCCCGTCGGGTCCGGGGTGCACGCGTACGCACCGGCCGGCCGCAGTCTGCTCGTGCCGCTCGCTGAACGACCGCGGGTGCAGTCTCTCGGCAATATGCACCAGCGCGTCCCGCACTCGGTTGGGCGTCTCGCCCTCGCACCGCTCGATCGCCGCCCGCTCGAACTGGCCCCTCGCTTCGGCGGGCACGACGCACCCGGCGTCCTGGATCACTCGGACATGCCCGCGGCTGATGCGTCCCGCCTCCCACGCGTCCATCGTCGCCGGATAGTTCTCGACCAGGTCCAGCGCCTCGTCGATCCGGCGCTGCAGCGTGCGATCGGTCGCCGCGAACACCCCGGCGAGCTCCGCAGCGATCCCGCGTAACGCCATCTCATGGCTCTTCACCCGCTCCGACGCCCCCGCGGCTTGCTGCTGCGCGAGTCGGCCCGCCGCAGCCAGCACCCGCACCTCGCGGATCTGACCTGCGCGGACCACATCGACCGCGCCCTCGGCATCGGTGACGAGCGCGGCCAGCGCGGCGGCATCCGCGTCGCTGCCGAACCCTGCACTCGAAGACATGTTCGAATGTTCCCACGGACCTCCGACATCGACCGGCGAGCCGCATCACCCGCGGACGACGCGGCTACGCCCGCCGATGAACCGTGTCAAGCACCTGCGCCGCCTGTCGCGCCGCTCGTAACGTCTGCTCCACGACGAAGGGAGATCGCCATGCCGCAGGGACGTGGATCCAACAGTCTGAAAGACCCGGCCCTCTACGAGGAGCTGCGCGAAGACGGTGCCTCGAAAGAGAAGGCCGCCCGCATCTCGAATGCCGCCGCTCGCGACGGGCGCAAGGCCGTCGGGCACCGCGGCGGCAAGTCCGGCGACTACGAGGACTGGACCGTCGACGAGCTCAAGAAGCGCGCGAAGGAGCTGGGCATCTCCGGCTACTCCGGCAAGAAGAAGGCGCAGATCATCTCGATGCTGCGCGACCACTGAGGTGCCCCGACTCGTCCGAGTCCGCCCCGGCGTCGATCCCGGCATCCGCCGCATCCGATCGGGGAAGGGCTTCCGTTACACCGACGCCGACGGGGGCGCGATCAGCCGCCGCGACCTGGCGCGCATCCGCACGATCGTGATCCCGCCGGCGTGGCAGGACGTCTGGATCAGCGAGAACCCGCAGGGCCATGTCCAGGTGGTCGGAACCGACGACGCCGGCCGGCGGCAGTACATCTACCACCCCGACTGGACGCGCAGCCGCGACAAAGGCAAGTACGCGCGGGCCATGGAGCTCGCCGAAGCACTGCCCCGCGCCCGCTCGCGTGCGACGACCTCGCTGCGCCGCGCGGAGCTCGATCGCGAGCGCGTGTTGGCCGCCGCATTCCGCATGCTCGACCGGTCGGCGCTGCGCATCGGTTCGCAGCGCTATCTGCTGCAGCACGGCAGTCGAGGGCTGACCACCCTGCGTCGGCGCGACGCATCGGTCGCCGACACGATCGTCAACCTCGCGTTCTCGGGCAAGAGCGGGCAGCGCCAAGCGCTCGAGATCTCCGACCCCGACCTCGCGGCGGCAATCCTGCTGCTCATCGAAGGCCGCCCCGCGTCGCCGCTGCTGGCATGGCAGCGCGAGCGCCGTCGGGTGCCGTTGACTCCCAACGAGGTCAACGCGTACGTCCGCGCCCTCACCGGCGGTCCCTTCACGGCGAAAGACTTCCGGACGCTGCGCGGCACGGTCGTCGCGGCGGACGCCCTCGCCCGCATCGGCATCGCCGAGACGGCGCGCGCGATCCATCAGGCCGAGGTCGAAGCGGTCCGCGCCGCGTCGACCGCGCTCGGCAACACCCCCTCCGTCGCCCGCAGTTCGTACATCGACCCGCGCGTCTTCGAGCGCTACCGGTCCGGGATGCTGCTCGACACCAACGTGTCGCCGGAATCGGCGATCCGGTCGCTCATCCTCGGCTGAGCGCCACCGTCGCGCCCGCGGTGTGGCGGCGCCGTGCCGACGACCCGCGGCACTACCGTGGCGTCGTGGTCGGCCGCTCTCGGATCTCGCCGCTGACGCTCCTGCTCGTGATGCTCGGGGGCGCGGCGGGCGTCGCGGTGCGCGCTTCGCTGACCGTCCCCTTCGTCGGGTGGATGCATCCTCTCGCCGTGCCGGCTCTCACGCTCGGGTGCAACCTCGTCGGCTCCTTCCTTCTCGGCATCGTCGTCGGTCGCTGGGGTGATGCCCACCCGCGGCGACGCGCGTTCCTCGGCACCGGGGTGCTCGGCGGCTTCACGACCTACAGCGCCTTCGCGGTCCAATCGATCCAGGTCGCCACCAATGCCCCCGTGGTCGGTCTCGCGCTCGTCGCCGTGTCGCTGATCGGGGGCCTTCTCGCCGCGGCGCTCGGCCTGTCGGCGGGTTCCCGCACGAAAGCGGACACGTGAACGGAGTGAGCACGGGGATGCTGATCGCCCTCGTCGTCGCGGGCGGCGTCGGTGCCGGCATCCGTTATGTCGTCGACGTGGTCGTCACTCGGGGACGCCGCGAAGCCTTCCCGATCGGGATCCTCGTCGTGAACGTCACCGGCTCGGCGATGCTGGGGCTTCTCACCGGACTCGGCACCGTGATCGGCGCCGAGGTGATGGCGGTGCTCGGCATCGGCCTGCTCGGTGGATACACGACCTTCAGCACCGTCTCCGTCGAGACGGTGCAGCTCGCCCGCCGCGGCCGCCGCGACTGGGCGGTCGTGAACCTGGTGGGCACGCTCGCGGCGGCCGTCGTGGCGGCCGCGATCGGGATGACCATCGGCGGACTCTTCCCCCGCTGACCCATAGCCGAGGCGTGGGATACTGGGCGTCGATACAGTCCTGTATCGACGAGCGCTCCGCGCCCGACCTGCACCGCACCGACATCCGCGCCGTCCTCGGCGCTCCGAGGGATCCTGTGTCGAAACTCGCCGTCCTGAGCCTGAAGAACCGCGCGCTCATCGCGCTGATCACGATCGTCGCCGCCGTGTTCGGCGGGCTCGCGCTGACGAACCTGAAGCAGGAGCTCATCCCGTCGATCGAGCTGCCTCAGCTGTCGGTCGTCACGACCTACCCGGGCGCCTCGCCCGAGGTCGTGAACACCGACGTCTCGACGCCGATCGAGACCGCCATCCAGGGCATCCCCGGCCTCGAGTCGACGACCGCGACCAGCTCGACCAACGCGTCGATCATCCAGGCCTCCTTCACCTACGGCACCGACCTCGCCACCGCCGAGCAGAAGATCCTGCAGGCCGTCAACCGCATCCAGAGCCAGCTGCCCGACGGGGTCACCCCCAGCGTGCTGAGCTTCTCGCTCGATGACCTGCCTGTCATCCAGCTCGCGGTCACCGGCTACGACGACGAGGAGTCGGTGCAGGCGCGGCTCGAGAGCACGGTCATCCCCGACCTCGAGGACGTCGACGGCGTCAACGCCGCGCAGGTCGTCGGCGGTCGCGCGGAGCGCGTCACGATCACCCCCGACCAGGCGGCGCTCGCCGGCGCCGGCTTCAGCCAGCAGGCGATCCGCGATGCGCTCGAGCAGAACGGCGTGCTCTTCCCGGGCGGCGAAATCACCGAGGGAGACCAGTCGCTCACGGTGCAGACGGGCGCGAAGATCGCGTCGGTCGAAGAGCTGTCGGCGCTGCCGCTCGTGCCGACGGATGCCGCGCAGCTGACGGGCGACCTGACGACGATCGGCGATGTCGCCACGGTCGTGCAGGAGCCGGCGCCCATCACCTCGATCTCGCGCGTCGACGGGGAGCCGGCGCTGACCATCGCGGTCACCAAGCTCCCGGCGGCGAACACGGTCGACGTCTCGCGGGGCGTGCTCGCCGCGCTCCCGGGCCTCGAGGGCGACCTCGGCGGCGACGCGCAGTTCACGGTCGTGTTCGACCAGGCTCCGTTCATCGAGGAGTCGATCGCCGCCCTCGCGCAGGAGGGTCTGCTCGGCCTCGTCTTCGCCGTGCTGGTGATCCTCGTCTTCCTGCTGTCGGTGCGCTCGACGATCGTCACGGCGATCTCGATCCCGACGAGCGTGCTCATCACCTTCGTCGGCATCCAGGCGTTCGGTTACTCGTTGAACATCCTCACCCTCGGTGCGCTGACCATCGCGATCGGGCGCGTCGTGGACGACTCGATCGTCGTGATCGAGAACATCAAGCGCCACTACGTCGAGGGCGCCGACAAGCTCGCCGCCATCACCCTCGCCGTGCGCGAGGTGGCAGCCGCGATCACGGCCTCGACCATCACGACCGTCGCGGTCTTCCTCCCCATCGCCTTCGTCGGCGACCTCACCGGCGAGCTGTTCCGGCCCTTCGCGCTGACCGTGGCCATCGCCATGTCGGCGTCGCTGTTCGTCTCGCTGACGATCGTGCCCGTGCTCGCGTACTGGTTCCTGCGCCCCGGCAAGCCCGTCGTCGGCGCCGACGGTCAGCAGATCGACCCCGAGCACCCCGACGCCCCGCCGTCCCGCCTGCAGAAGGCGTACCTGCCGGTGCTGCGCTGGACGCTGCGCCACTCGGTCGTGACCCTGCTCGTCGCCGTGCTCGTGCTCGCCGGCACGATCCTCGCGGTCCCGCTCATGAAGACGAACTTCCTCGGCGACTCGGGGCAGAACACGTTCACCATGACCCAGACACTCGGACCGGCAGCATCCCTCGAGGCCGAGGATGCCGCTGCCCAGCGTGTCGAAGAGGCCATCACCGACCTCGACGGAATCGACGCGGTGCAGGTGTCGATCGGATCGTCGGGTTCGCAGCTGCGCGACGCCTTCTCGGGCGGCGGTGGCGGCATCACCTACTCGATCACCACCGACAGCTCGGCCGACCAGCTCGACGTGCGCGACCGTGTGCAGCGGGCCGTCGCCGACCTCGACGACGTCGGCGACATCCAGATCTCCGCTGCCGGCGGCGGCTTCGGCTCGAGCGACATCGAGGTGGACGTCACGGCCGCCGACCAGGAGCTGCTGCGCGAGGCCACCGACGCGGTCGTCGCCTCGCTGCAGGACGCCGACGGCATCAGCCAGGTGACCTCGAACCTCTCGGCCTCGCTGCCGTACATCGCCGTGACCGTTGACCGCGAGGCGGCGGCATCCCGCGGCCTCTCGGAGGTCGCCGTCGGCGGCATCGTCTCGGGCACGATGCAGCCGCAGTCGATCGGCACGGTCGAGATCGATGACACCTCGCTCACGGTCTACCTCGCCGCATCGCAGGAGCCGGCCACGATCGACGAGTTGCGCCAGCTGACGATCCCCACCGCCGGCGGCGCCATCCCGCTGCAGGACATCGCGACGGTCGAGCAGAGCGAAGGCCCGACCTCGATCACGACGCAGCGCGGTCAGCGCACCGCGACCGTGACCGTCACCCCGGCGGGCGACGACCTCAACGCCGCCTCGGCCGCCGTCGCCGCCGCCCTCGACACGGTCGACCTGCCGCAGGGAGCGGATGCCGAGATCGGCGGCGTCCTGACGCAGCAGCAGGATGCCTTCGCGCAGCTCGGGCTCGCGGCACTCGCGGCCATCCTGATCGTCTACATCGTCATGGTCGCGACCTTCAAGTCGCTGCGGCAGCCGCTGCTGCTGCTCATCTCGGTGCCGTTCGCGGCGACCGGCGCCATCCTGCTGCAGGTCGCCACCGGCATCCCGCTCGGCGTCGCGTCGCTCATCGGCGTGCTGATGCTCATCGGCATCGTCGTGACCAACGCGATCGTGCTCATCGATCTCGTGAACCAGTACCGCGAGAAGGGGCTGTCGGCCCACGACGCGACGATCGCCGGAGGTTCGCGACGCCTGCGTCCGATCCTCATGACGGCGCTCGCGACGATCTTCGCGCTCACACCCATGGCGCTGGGCATCACGGGGCACGGCGGGTTCATCTCGCAGCCCCTGGCCATCGTCGTCATCGGCGGACTGATCTCGTCGACCGTCCTCACCCTGCTCGTGCTGCCGACGCTGTACAACCTCGTCGAGGGCGCTCGCGAGCGCCGGGCGGCTCGACGCGGGAACGCGACCGATACTGCCGAGCGCGAGCACACCGACGGCGGCCGCGCGGTCGCCCCGGTCCCGATGACCCGGCGTGAGCGACGCCTCGCCGAGGCGGCCTCGGCCGAGCCGACGCACCTCGTCGTGCCGGCCGGCGGGTCGTCGGATGCGCCGAGCCACGTCGTGATCCCGGTCGAGCATGAGGAGCCGGCGGGCGATCCGGCCGGTTCCGCCGCGCCGCGCTCCGCTCGCCCGAGCCGATCGGTGCCCGGCGCATCGCGTGGACCGCGCCGCCGCCGCTTCGTCTGAGCCGCTCGGACGGGGCGGCTCCGCCAGGGCGTTTCTCAGGCGGATGCCGTATCGTTGGTGAGTCGGCTCGGGACACCGCGTGATCGCGACAGGTTTTGTGAGTCCTGGGGGCCGATGGTGAGCGCCGATCGGCGCGCATGAACACCATGTGAATGGCCCCGGCCGACGGATGTCCGGGTATGCCCGCGTGCGCGGGCGCTGTTCTCGTGCAGAGAACCCGAAGGACACACCCATGCCCAAGAACAAGAAGCCGGCCGGCGGCCGCGCTCAGAACTTCGAGCCCCGCTACGGCAAGAAGACCTCGTACCAGGACGCCAAGCGCCGCCCCGGCCAGTCCTCCGCCGGCACGCCCGGCAGCAAGAGCCCCTCGCACCGCGGCTACCGTCCCGAGTCGGACGAGGCGCCCCGCAAGAACCGCTGGTCGGCGCAGGAGCGCGCCGGTCGCGATGAAGCCCGTGGCATCCGTTCGCAGGCCCGCGACGTTCGCGGCCCCCGCGACGACCGTGCCCCGCGCGATGACCGTCGATCGGATGCCGCCGGCGGCCGCCGCCCGTACGAGGCGCAGCCCCGCGGCGACCGCCGCACCTTCGGCGACGCCCGCCCGTCGTACCGCGACGACCGTCCCCGTCGTGACTTCAGCGACCGCCCGAACCGCGACGACCGTCCGCGCCGCGACGACCGTCCCGCGCGCTCCTTCGACGACCGTCCCCGTCGCGATGACCGTCCGGCTCGTTCCTTCGACGACCGTCCGCGTCGTGACTTCGGCGATCGTCCGAACCGTGACGACCGTCCGCGTCGTGACTTCGGCGATCGTCCGGCCCGCGATGACCGGCCTCGTCGCGACTTCGGCGACCGTCCGGCCCGCGACGACCGTCCGGCGCGTTCGTTCGACGACCGTCCGCGTCGCGATTTCGGTCATCGTCCGAACCGTGACGACCGCCCCCGTCGCGACGACCGTCCGCGCCGCAACGACGGCCCGAGCCGCTCGAACTGGGCGGCGGAGACCGCGGCGAAGGCCCACCAGGACCACGTCGACACCGTGCACGAGCGGCTGCAAGCCGAGGCCGTCGATGCCGCGTCGGTAGCTCAGGCCTCGTTCGGAGATCTCGGGCTCGGCGAGAACATCGTGCGTCAGCTCGAAGCGCTCGGCGCGGCATCCCCGTTCCCGATCCAGGCTGCGACGATCCCGCCGATCCTCGAGGGCAAGGACGTGCTCGCGCGCGGCCGTACCGGTTCGGGCAAGACGATCGCTTTCGGCGCTCCGCTGGTCGAGTCGATCCTGCGCTCACAGGCCGGCAAGCGCCGCGAGTTCGGTCGTTCGCCCAAGGCGCTGATCCTGGCGCCGACGCGCGAGCTCGCGCTCCAGATCGACCGTACGGTGCAGGCGATCGCGCGCAGCGTGGGCCTGTTCACCACCCAGATCTACGGCGGTGTGCCGCAGGCCCGTCAGGTCGGTGCCCTCAAGAAGGGCGTCGACATCATCATCGGCACCCCGGGGCGCATCGAAGACCTGCAGAACCAGGGCAAGCTCGACCTGTCCGAGGTGCAGATCGTCGTCCTCGACGAAGCCGACCACATGAGCGAGCTCGGGTTCCTCGAGCCGATGCAGCGCATCCTGCGTCTCGTGCAGGACGGCGCGCAGAAGCTGCTCTTCTCGGCCACGCTCGACCGTGAGGTCGCCGCGCTCGTCGACGAGTTCCTCGTCGAGCCCGCGGTCTACGAGGTCGCCGGCGAGAGCCAGGACACCTCGACGATCGACCACCGCGTGCTCGTGCTCGACCACCGCGACAAGGCCGAGATCCTGAACTCCCTCGTCGACCGCGACGGCAAGACGCTCGTCTTCTCGCGCACCCGTGCGTACGCCGAGATGCTCGCCGAGCAGTTCGAAGACGTCGGCATCCCCGCCGTCGCCCTCCACGGCGACCTCAACCAGGCCAAGCGCACGCGCAACCTGCAGCGCCTGACCGACGGCAAGGTGCGCGTGCTCGTGGCGACCGATGTCGCAGCACGCGGCATCCACGTCGACGACATCGACCTCGTGGTTCAGGCCGACGCACCGGACGAGTACAAGACGTACCTCCACCGCTCCGGCCGCACCGGTCGCGCCGGTCGCACCGGCACGGTGGTCACGCTCGTGACCCGCCAGCGCCGCCGCCGCATGACCGAGATGCTCGAGCGCGCCGAGATCGATGCCCCGTTCGAGGACGTGCGCCCCGGCGACGACCTGCTCGAGGAGATCTCGGGCCGTCAGCTGTCGAACGTCGACGCCTGACCCGACCCACCACGGCAGCCCGCGAGCCCGCCCGGCTCGCGGGCTGCCGTCGTTGTGCACGAGACTGGGGCGGTGGCCGGTTTCCATCACGTCGAGATCTGGGTCGCGGATCTCGAGTGCGCCCTGACGGAGTGGGGGTGGCTGCTTCGCGAACTCGGGTTCGAACGCGACAGCGAATGGTCCGGTGGCGAGACGTGGAGCGCCGGCGGTGCGTACCTGGCGCTGACGACCTCCCCAAACCTCAGCGCGGCGGTGCATGATCGCCGGACGCCCGGGGTCAACCACCTCGCCTTTACGGCGGGCACGCCCGACCGGGTCGACCGCATCATGGCAGAAGCCCCGGACCACGGATGGGCGCCGCTGTACCACGAGCGCTATCCCCACGCGGGTGGCCCCGATCATTACGCGGGCTGGCTCGAGAACAGCGCGGGGTTCAAGGCCGAGGTCGTCGCGGACGGAACGTGATCCGCCCGCATCGACGCGTCAGAACAGCGTCGGGACGGATGCCGCTGCGGCGCGGCCCCGCGACGTCGTGACGACCGGCCCCGGGCGGAAACGCCGGGTGCTCGGCTGCGCTTCCTCTTCTTCGAGTCCGCCGCGCAAGCGGTGTCGCGCGAGCAGCGGCCGGACACGAGCGGCGAGCATGCGGCGGTAGCCCTGCGGTGCCTGCACGGCGGCGCCGGGGTAGAGGCCGCGATACGCGGGAACCAGGTCGGGCCGCGCGCGCGCGAGCCACTGCTGGAACCACGGCTTCACGCCGGGGCGAAGGTGCATCGCGCCGTAGACGACGCGCGCCGCACCGGCATCCGCGATCTGGGTCAGAGCTGCGTCGAGCACGTCGATCGAGTCGGTGAGGTGCGGCACGATGGGCATCAGGAAAACGGTCACGCGGAAGCCGGCCGCGCTGGCCGCGCGCACCGTCTCGAGCCGCGCGGCGAAGGTCGGCGCCCCGGGTTCGAGCAGCTGCCGCAGCGGCTCGTCGAGCACCGCGATCGACATCGCCAGGTCGACGGGGACGGATGCCGCCGCCTCGCGCAGCAGCGGCAGATCACGGCGCAGCAGCGTGCCCTTCGTGAGGATCGAGAACGGTGTGCCGCTGTCGGCCAAGGCTGTGATGATGTCGGGCATCAGGCGGTATCGGCCCTCGGCGCGTTGATACGGATCGGTGTTCGTGCCGAGCGCCACCTGCTCGCGCGCCCAACCAGGCTTCGCCAGTTCGCGGCGCAGCACCTCGGCGACGTTGAGCTTCACGACGATCTGGGAGTCGAAGTCGGACCCGGCGTCGAGGTCGAGGTACTCGTGCGTGCCGCGGGCGAAGCAGTAGACGCAGGCGTGCGTGCACCCGCGATAGGGGTTCACGGTCCAGTCGAACGGCATCGCCGAGGGACCGGGCACGCGATTGAGCGCGGAACGCGACATCACCTCGTGGAACGTGACTCCGGCGAACTCGGGAGTCGTGACCGATCGCACCAGGCCCGTCAGGGTTTCGAGGCCGGGGAGGGCAGCGGCATCCGTCGTTCCCACCTGCTGCCCCTGCCAACGCATGAAGAGATTCGAACAGAGATTCGAACCGAT
It contains:
- a CDS encoding DUF7218 family protein, with product MPQGRGSNSLKDPALYEELREDGASKEKAARISNAAARDGRKAVGHRGGKSGDYEDWTVDELKKRAKELGISGYSGKKKAQIISMLRDH
- a CDS encoding DEAD/DEAH box helicase, with product MPKNKKPAGGRAQNFEPRYGKKTSYQDAKRRPGQSSAGTPGSKSPSHRGYRPESDEAPRKNRWSAQERAGRDEARGIRSQARDVRGPRDDRAPRDDRRSDAAGGRRPYEAQPRGDRRTFGDARPSYRDDRPRRDFSDRPNRDDRPRRDDRPARSFDDRPRRDDRPARSFDDRPRRDFGDRPNRDDRPRRDFGDRPARDDRPRRDFGDRPARDDRPARSFDDRPRRDFGHRPNRDDRPRRDDRPRRNDGPSRSNWAAETAAKAHQDHVDTVHERLQAEAVDAASVAQASFGDLGLGENIVRQLEALGAASPFPIQAATIPPILEGKDVLARGRTGSGKTIAFGAPLVESILRSQAGKRREFGRSPKALILAPTRELALQIDRTVQAIARSVGLFTTQIYGGVPQARQVGALKKGVDIIIGTPGRIEDLQNQGKLDLSEVQIVVLDEADHMSELGFLEPMQRILRLVQDGAQKLLFSATLDREVAALVDEFLVEPAVYEVAGESQDTSTIDHRVLVLDHRDKAEILNSLVDRDGKTLVFSRTRAYAEMLAEQFEDVGIPAVALHGDLNQAKRTRNLQRLTDGKVRVLVATDVAARGIHVDDIDLVVQADAPDEYKTYLHRSGRTGRAGRTGTVVTLVTRQRRRRMTEMLERAEIDAPFEDVRPGDDLLEEISGRQLSNVDA
- a CDS encoding HNH endonuclease signature motif containing protein, translating into MSSSAGFGSDADAAALAALVTDAEGAVDVVRAGQIREVRVLAAAGRLAQQQAAGASERVKSHEMALRGIAAELAGVFAATDRTLQRRIDEALDLVENYPATMDAWEAGRISRGHVRVIQDAGCVVPAEARGQFERAAIERCEGETPNRVRDALVHIAERLHPRSFSERHEQTAAGRCVRVHPGPDGMSDLIATLPTVIAEGVVDRLTRQAREIINTRPQADADPAVEAESESAAVDAAEPESSSFAGDTRTVDQVRADVFADLLLAGAPSLDPTADDDGNGALGAIRAKVQVVVSALTLTGEDDGPADLVGRSPIDAATARELAGDNTAWDRLLTHPVTGTVLECDAYQPTAAMRRLLRARDRHCRFPGCRQPAVRCEIDHTHAASDGGATHVGNLAHLCKRHHDVKHHTRWRVKQLPGGRLVWTSPTRRVYREDAPPPLVAFAPASDPPMGRPPGDGSPPF
- a CDS encoding efflux RND transporter permease subunit, producing the protein MSKLAVLSLKNRALIALITIVAAVFGGLALTNLKQELIPSIELPQLSVVTTYPGASPEVVNTDVSTPIETAIQGIPGLESTTATSSTNASIIQASFTYGTDLATAEQKILQAVNRIQSQLPDGVTPSVLSFSLDDLPVIQLAVTGYDDEESVQARLESTVIPDLEDVDGVNAAQVVGGRAERVTITPDQAALAGAGFSQQAIRDALEQNGVLFPGGEITEGDQSLTVQTGAKIASVEELSALPLVPTDAAQLTGDLTTIGDVATVVQEPAPITSISRVDGEPALTIAVTKLPAANTVDVSRGVLAALPGLEGDLGGDAQFTVVFDQAPFIEESIAALAQEGLLGLVFAVLVILVFLLSVRSTIVTAISIPTSVLITFVGIQAFGYSLNILTLGALTIAIGRVVDDSIVVIENIKRHYVEGADKLAAITLAVREVAAAITASTITTVAVFLPIAFVGDLTGELFRPFALTVAIAMSASLFVSLTIVPVLAYWFLRPGKPVVGADGQQIDPEHPDAPPSRLQKAYLPVLRWTLRHSVVTLLVAVLVLAGTILAVPLMKTNFLGDSGQNTFTMTQTLGPAASLEAEDAAAQRVEEAITDLDGIDAVQVSIGSSGSQLRDAFSGGGGGITYSITTDSSADQLDVRDRVQRAVADLDDVGDIQISAAGGGFGSSDIEVDVTAADQELLREATDAVVASLQDADGISQVTSNLSASLPYIAVTVDREAAASRGLSEVAVGGIVSGTMQPQSIGTVEIDDTSLTVYLAASQEPATIDELRQLTIPTAGGAIPLQDIATVEQSEGPTSITTQRGQRTATVTVTPAGDDLNAASAAVAAALDTVDLPQGADAEIGGVLTQQQDAFAQLGLAALAAILIVYIVMVATFKSLRQPLLLLISVPFAATGAILLQVATGIPLGVASLIGVLMLIGIVVTNAIVLIDLVNQYREKGLSAHDATIAGGSRRLRPILMTALATIFALTPMALGITGHGGFISQPLAIVVIGGLISSTVLTLLVLPTLYNLVEGARERRAARRGNATDTAEREHTDGGRAVAPVPMTRRERRLAEAASAEPTHLVVPAGGSSDAPSHVVIPVEHEEPAGDPAGSAAPRSARPSRSVPGASRGPRRRRFV
- a CDS encoding fluoride efflux transporter FluC, translated to MNGVSTGMLIALVVAGGVGAGIRYVVDVVVTRGRREAFPIGILVVNVTGSAMLGLLTGLGTVIGAEVMAVLGIGLLGGYTTFSTVSVETVQLARRGRRDWAVVNLVGTLAAAVVAAAIGMTIGGLFPR
- a CDS encoding fluoride efflux transporter FluC yields the protein MVGRSRISPLTLLLVMLGGAAGVAVRASLTVPFVGWMHPLAVPALTLGCNLVGSFLLGIVVGRWGDAHPRRRAFLGTGVLGGFTTYSAFAVQSIQVATNAPVVGLALVAVSLIGGLLAAALGLSAGSRTKADT
- a CDS encoding DNA topoisomerase IB; the protein is MPRLVRVRPGVDPGIRRIRSGKGFRYTDADGGAISRRDLARIRTIVIPPAWQDVWISENPQGHVQVVGTDDAGRRQYIYHPDWTRSRDKGKYARAMELAEALPRARSRATTSLRRAELDRERVLAAAFRMLDRSALRIGSQRYLLQHGSRGLTTLRRRDASVADTIVNLAFSGKSGQRQALEISDPDLAAAILLLIEGRPASPLLAWQRERRRVPLTPNEVNAYVRALTGGPFTAKDFRTLRGTVVAADALARIGIAETARAIHQAEVEAVRAASTALGNTPSVARSSYIDPRVFERYRSGMLLDTNVSPESAIRSLILG
- a CDS encoding DUF4097 family beta strand repeat-containing protein, translated to MTLQKWIVHPAETRVIDVDDIRKLKVSMVGGQIDIVAHDEPGVRIEVHSVTGKDLRIEATGDTIEIDHPQLRWDNFLQVFRNFGSVGPKAEVSVAVPRGTDLTLGVVSASALVSGLEADARVNTVSGDIIVDGITGDVSANAVSGDVQVRELRGALSANSVSGDVAATGSLRAASIDTVSGAMLVDSTGPIQSISLHTVGGDATVRLDEGVPANYQVRSVSGRVLIDGIVRSGQGAGPLTSFVGSSGELSGTFVDVRTNSVSGDLTVLRRPAAAGTEVTADDKGVTDTLAATPQTESAPDGVAPTLDDDDQHRNQE
- a CDS encoding VOC family protein; translation: MAGFHHVEIWVADLECALTEWGWLLRELGFERDSEWSGGETWSAGGAYLALTTSPNLSAAVHDRRTPGVNHLAFTAGTPDRVDRIMAEAPDHGWAPLYHERYPHAGGPDHYAGWLENSAGFKAEVVADGT